The nucleotide sequence AGGGCTGACCGCGAAGCCATTATTGCGGCCTGCGTGGAGCAGGTGATGCAGATGCTGGAAGACAAACAGGAACGATAACAACCCAACGACTCCGCCATGATTCTGGATACGTTACTGGCCAAAGGAAGCCTGACCAAGATGACCATTACGGCCCTGGAAGCCGACCCGGCTCCTGATAGTCCGCCGGTTCGGTCGTCCAATCCGGATGATACCCTGACGGTGCTGGTCAACCCCAATACGTACCGGATTAACTACGCCCTGAATTACAATCGCCAGCCGCCCCAGGGGGCCAGCAGCACCTCGGCGCAGTACGTCAGTTCCGAGCCGATCAGTATTGATTTTGAACTGCTGTTCGACGGGACCGGCGTCATTCCGAAAATGCCGTCGAATAATCCGCTGGAAGGGGTGCCGGTGGCGGGCGCTATTGCCGGAGCTATTGCGAGCCTGACGGGTGGTGATGAAGAGGAATACGACGTAGCGAAGCAGATTCTGAAGCTGAATAACATCGTCTACACTTACGAGGGTGAGCAGCATCAGCCCCGGAAGGTGCAGATCTGCTGGGGCAAGCTCGTCTTTTTCGGGGCGCTGAAAAGCCTGAGCTATCAGTTTAAACTTTTTAAGTCAGATGGTACCCCGCTCCGGGCAACGGCCAATGTCAGCTTTGAGAATCACCGCAATGACTTTCTGCGCGAAGCGGTGCAGCAAACGGCATCGCCGGACCTCACTCACCGACGGACCGTGCAGGAGGGCGATACGCTGCCGCTGATGTGCTACCGCATCTACGGCGATTCGTCGCTATACCTGCAGGTTGCCGAGGCCAACAAGCTGCTCAACTTCCGGGCGCTGACCGTTGGACAGGAGCTGTTCTTTCCACCCGTTGATAACTTCAAAAAATGACTGCATCGCGACTGCTGCCCATCGACCGGAATACCGACCTAGTTACGTTCACCATCCGGGTAAACGGCGAAGCTCTCTCGCGCACAGTCGGGGTGCTGTCAATTGTGGTCAGTAAGGAAGTCAACCGCATTCCAACTGCCCGGCTGACCTTGGCGGATGGCGATCCGGCCCGGAGCGAGTTCAGCCTCAGCAACCAGGATACGTTCGTGCCGGGTAACGAGATCGAGATTACGGCGGGCTATCATTCGCAGGAAGCGCTGATTTTTAAGGGAATCATCATTCGGCATGGTATAAAGATCCGGAATAATTATTCGCAGCTGCTGGTCGAGTGCAGGGATGTAGCGGTCAAAATGACGGTTGGCGAAAAAAGCCGGCTGTTTGCTGACAGCAAAGACAGCGCGGCTCTGGAAACCATCCTGGCGGATTACCCCGACCTGACGGCCACCATCGACGATACCACCGTTGAACACAAAGAACTGGTGCAGTACCAATGCTCCGACTGGGATTTTATGGTGAGCCGGGCCGATGTCAATGGCCTGGTTTGTCTGGTCAGCGACGGTACGCTAACGGTGACCAAACCGTCGGTCAGTGGCGAGGCCCTGGCGACTACGCTCTTCGGGGCGACCATTCTTGAGTTTGATGCCGAGATTGACGCCCGAATACAGGACAGGCAGGTAAAAGCCCTGGCCTGGGATGTCGCCAGTCAGGACCTGGCCGAAGCGACTGCCGCCGAACCCGACTGGACCGAAAATGGGGATCTCAGCAGCAGCCAACTGGCCGACGTAATCGGTCTGGAATCGCATGACTTCTTTCATACGGGTCAGCTGCCGCCCAATGAACTGCAAAGCTGGGCCGACGCCCAACTGCTGCGCAACCGCATGGCGAAAACGCGGGGGCGGGTCCGGTTTCAGGGCATGGCAACCGTCTTGCCGGGCACGGTGCTGGAACTGGCGGGCGTAGGTAACCGGCTGAACGGCAAGGTTTACGTATCGGGTGTTCGGCATGAACTGTCGGGCGGCAACTGGGTCTGTGATGCGCAGTTCGGTATGAATCCCGACTGGCACACCAAACAGTTCAACACGTCCATGCCTCCGGCCGCGGGCTTACTGCCCGCCATCCGTGGCCTGCACATTGGCGTGGTGTCGCACCTGCAAAATGACCCGGCGGGCGAAAACCGGATTCAGGTCAAAATTCCGACCATCAGCACCACCGATGAAGGCATCTGGGCGCGGGTGGCTACGCTGGATGCGGGCAACGAACGGGGTACGTTTTTTCTGCCCGAGGTAGGCGACGAAGTCGTGGTGGGTTTTCTGAACGACGACCCCCGTTTCCCGGTCGTGCTGGGCATGATGAACAGCAGCAGTAAGCCGGCCCCCATAACGGCCGCCGACAAAAACCCCGAAAAGGCGTATGTGTCGCGCGAGAAGCTGGCCCTGCGGTTCAACGACGACAAAAAGAAGATTACGCTCGAAACACCCGGCGGCCGTACCGTTACGCTGGACGACGACAAAAAGAAGATCAGCCTGACCGACAAATCGGGTAACAGCATCTCCTTATCAGGGAGCGGTATTGTCATTGAAAGTGCGGGCGAATTGACCTTTAAGGCCAAAAAAGCAATCAAGGTAGAGGGAACGATGGACGTAACGCTGAAGGCTGGCCTAAACTTCAAAGTCGAAGGAACCGCCGGTGTCGAGGTATCGACCAGCGCGATTGCCGTACTGAAAGGGTCTCTGGTGCAGATAAACTAACGACAACGAATATGGGCATGGCGGCACGAATTGGCGATATGCATGTGTGTCCGATGGTAACCGGGGTTGTGCCGCATGTGGGTGGCCCCGTATTGCCGCCGGGAACAGTAACCGTGTTGATTGGCGGTATGCCGGCAGCCTGTCTGGGTGATTTGTGTACCTGCGTCGGTCCGCCCGATACCATCCTAATGGGTTCGGCGACGGTGCTGATTGGCGGTAAACCCGCGGCCCGCATGGGTGATCCTACCGCGCATGGAGGCACCATCATCGTCGGTTGTCCGACCGTACTGATCGGCGGTTAACGCATTAACGCTATGGCAGAGCTATTCTTAGGCAAAGGCTGGAGCTTCCCGCCGACGTTCGATAACCGCACGAAAGAAGTCGTGATGACCGAAGGTGAAGACGACATTCGGGGCAGTCTGGAAATCCTGCTGGGTACCCGGATTGGCGAACGGATCATGCGTCCCGGCTACGGCATGAGCCTCGACCGGCTGATGTTTGAAGGTATCGACACGTCACTGGTCGCTACGCTCGAAAAAGACCTGGAGTTCGCAATTGCGCTTTACGAGCCCAGAATCAAACTCACCGAACTGGCGGTCATGCAGGATCGGCAGGAGGCAGGACGGCTGCTCATTCTGGTCGAATACGTAGTTCGCAGCACCAACACTCGTAACAACTTAGTCTATCCGTTCTACATAAACGAAGGGACAGAGAAATAGAGCCACCCGATATGTCGCAGGATTTCAGACCCAACGAGCTTCTATGGAACGATGGCATCAACCAACTGCAACGGATGCTGCCCTCGCTGGACCCGGCTTTTGCCAAGGTCGATGAACGCACGTTGGCCGATTTTCTGAAATACGCGTATCAACTGGCTAAAGAAATCCGGTACTATAACCCGCAGAACCAGCCGGAAGGGGACTGGACGCCTTTTTTTGATCAGTTTCTGCTCGATGCGGCTACGGGACAGATGGCGAGTACGGCGCAGATACACCAGCAACTGGCTGGCCGGACGAACCTGCCCCCGCATTTGGTGCTGTTTCTGGCGTTCCTGAAACTATATGAACACGCCCAGCAGGACCTGAACGGTCTGACCCAAAAGCATCTTGACTACTACTACCGCGATATTCTGGGGATTAAGGCCAAACCTGCCGTACCCGACAAAGCCCATGTTGTCTTTGAACTGGCCCGCAACCTGACCGGGTTTCGGCTGCCTGAAAAGACGCTGCTGGATGCAGGCAAAGACAAGGACGGCAAACCGATCCGGTTCAGCACCAGCCGCGAAATCATTATAAATCAGGCCAAGGTAGCCGGGCTCAAAAGCCTGTTTATTGAAGAAACCAGCACGCAGGGTACGCTTTTTCAGGCTGCTTCGGTGGCGAACTCGGCCGATGGACGGGGGAAACCGTTCGAGGGGCCGGCTTCCTGGCGACCGTTTGGGGCGGCTCAACTGAAAAGGGCAGGCAGCGAGCAGACCATGACCCCGGCCGACATCGGGTTCGCCCTTTCGACACCCATGCTGCTGCTGAACGAAGGCACGCGCAGCCTGACACTGACCCTGTCGCTGAACAACCCGGGCCTGGCGGCTGCTGCGCTGCCCAACGCCTTTCGGCTGTACCTGTCGGGAGCGAAAGGCTGGATAGAACCCGACGCGGTTTCCGATATAAGCCTGCAACTAATCAAAAATCGGCCGACGCTCTTCATCAGTGTTACGTTATCGGCTGCTCAACCCGCTGTTGTTGCCTACGACGACAGTGTGCTTGGCGCGGGCTTTGTTACATCGTATCCCGTTCTGAAAGTGGCCCTCAACCAGTCGTTTAGTCAGTATGAGACTCTTAAGTTGCTCAGGGTTAGAGATGTTACGGTTCGGACATCGGTGCAGGGCGTAAAGAGTCTGATCGTGCAGAACGACGAGTCGGTGGTTGATCCGGCCCGACCATTCGCGCCGTTTGGGGCGCAGCCCGGAATTGGTGCCAACTGCTATATCGGGTCGGAAGAGGTATTCACTAAGCGGCTCACCTCGCTGCAGCTGCATATCGACTGGCATAAGTTACCGCCCGACCTGAGCCAGTATTACGAAGGTTATTTCCCACCCTTCAGCAATCAGGTTACGGTGAGCAGTTTTGAAGGCGTACTATATTTTCTGTCGGAGGGACAATGGCAGTTTCTGGCGAAGAACCGCCTGTTCACCGGCCCAGACAATCAGGAGGGCACCTTTGTTGCCAACAGCGACCCGTTCCGGAACTTCGGTCAGCATCGCACCACTCTCGACGAGCCGCTGAGCCGCTTCGATACGCGCGTGCGCAACGGCTTTATCCGGCTCGAGCTAACGGCCCCCCGTTACGATGAATACGGCTTCGAGGCATTCGGGCACACGATTTTCCCGATTGTTTATGCGCAGAAAGCCGTAGCCATGAGCCGGGCTCTGCCGACCGATCCGCCCGTCGTACTGCCGAATCCGCCCTATACGCCCCAGATTAAGTCGCTGACGCTCGACTACGATGCCGGAGAAACGTTTGTTCCGAGGGTTGATGATCCGGCTAATCTATTCTGGTTTCTTGAACCGTTTGGCCATCGCCAGTTACTGCCTTCCGAATCGGTAGCGGTCTTACCACCCGTTTCCGGCGCGGCATTCAGCTTTATTGGCCTGTCCGACTTTACGCCACCGGGCAACATCAGCCTGCTGCTGCAGACTGAAGACGGCACCGCCATTGCACTTACGTCCGACGACCTGCTCAGTAGCCGTGACCTGACCTGGGGATATCTGGCCGGCGACCGATGGATCGACCTCGATCAGTCGGCGGTGCTGGCCGAAAGTACCGAGGGCTTCCAGAAAGCCGGGATAGTGATGCTGGCCATCGGGCGCGATGCGACGCAGCAACATACCCTCATGCCCGCCGGGCTGCACTGGATACGGGCCAGCGTACCCTCAGCCCGTAAGGCCAACGGAGCCAGTAACCTTCAGTCGGTGCAGACGCAGGCCGTTGAAGCCGTATTTATTCCTGCCGACGATAAGCAGGTAGTAACAAGCGTAGCGGCAGGGACGATCAAAAAGCTGGTTACGCCCCTGACGGCCATTCGCAGGGTTGATCAGCCGTTTGCGTCCTTTGGCGGGCAGGCGACAGAAGACAATACCGCTTATTACACCCGCGTCGCCGAACGGCTCCGGCATAAAAACCGACTGTCGGGTTCGTGGGACTATGAGCATCGGGTGCTGCAGGCGTTTCCGGAGCTGTTTAAAGTGCGCTGCATGCCTCATCGTCAGCCGGGACAGGTGCAGTTGATCGTCGTGCCGAATCTGCGGAACAAAAACGTTGGGAATCCGCTCGAACCCCGGAGCAGTACGGTGCTGCTCCGAAGCATTGAAGACTATATCCGTCAGTACGTCTCCGCTTTCGCGACCGTAACGGTCCGTAATCCGGATTACGAGCAGATTCTGCTGGATTTCAAAGTGGCGTTCCGGGCCGGTAAAGACGCCGGGTACTATGCCGGGGTGCTGAACGAGGAGATCAAACGGTTTCTGTCGCCCTGGGCGTATGAAGAGGGGCGCGACATTCCGTTTGGCGGTAAGGTCTATAAATCGGACCTGCTGGCTTTCGTTGAAAACCGCGACTACGTGGATTTCGTCACCGACTTCAACCTGTATCACCTGTATCCGGGGCCGCCCAGGGGGGGCGTCGGTGCCATGATGATCGGTAAAGATTTTTTGATCAAGCAGGCGGTTCCGGCAACCATCAGCGGGCATTCGGGCGGCACCATCGGCCTTGATTTCGTGATTGGCGAGCCCGTGGACAGCACCAGCCTCTCGCCCGATGGGGCGGCTATTCTGGTATCGGCCGGGCAGCACCGCATTACGCCCCTGATGCCGGGCGAACGAACGAGCGACGGGATTGACCTGCTGAGCGGCATTGGGTACATGGTCATTGGCCTGGACTTCGACGTAACAGTATAACTGATTCACTTACAAAATCTAACGAGTTATGGAACAGACACGTGCCGATCTGAAAATTAAATTCGACAACGGCAAACGACCTTCGGGCCCCGATTTTGCGGATCTGCTGGACTCATTCGTCAATCCGAAAGACGACAACTTTCGCAAAGACGGCAGCGGCAATTTTGTGGTTACGCTGGGGAATGCGCCCGATGTACCCGCGCCAGCCGCCGGTACGTTACGGTTCACCGCCGGCAAAGTGCAGTTCTCAACCGGAGCCGCCTGGCAGGACGTAGGGGCAGGGTCGGGGGGCGGCTTTCAGTCGGTGGGTGGCTCGGCCAACATTGCCTATAGCAACGGAAATGTGGGCATCGGTACCGCAGCCGCCCAGCCTACCGCCAAGCTGGAAGTGGCGCTGGCCATTGGCGAGCAGGCCAAAATTGGGAATGTATCCGTCGGCAACAGCGCGGCCCCGCTGAACGGCTTTATCCAGATGAGCCACGTCAACCGGGCCAACGCCACCGATTTTGCCCTGCGGCAGGGACCAAACGGCAACGTCAACGTCAACGCACCTGCCAACCAGAAGCTGATTCTGTCGAAAGGGGGTAACCAGTCGCGGCTAAGCGTGATTGAAAACGGATCGGTCATTGTTGGGGGCGAAACCGACATCAGCGGCACCGGAGCCGCCCTCCAGGTAAACGGGGATCTGTTCATCAACGCAAATGCCATCAAGCCGGGCGGTGGGCCGTGGCAGGCTCCATCGGATGCCCGACTCAAAAAAGACATCCGCCCCTTTACGGATGGCCTGGCTAAGGTACTTCAGATCAACCCCGTCAACTTCCGCTATAACGGTCTGGCGCAGACCCCTGACAATAGTGAACAGGTAGGGATTCTGGGGCAGGAAATGGCCAGTATACTGCCCTATACGGTCTCGACGGCCAGGGCGCAGCTAAAACCCGAGGAGACGCCGACGGACATTCTGATTTTCGACCCCAATGCCCTCGTCTATGTGCTGATCAACGCGGTCAAGGAACTGGCGGGTAAAGTACAGTCGCTGGAGCAGCAACTGGCTGGTCAGTAGCCCGTTGCGGACTACCCGACTACGTACACCACCAACGGCTTTTGATCAACTGTCTCAGTAACCCCTTACCATGCGCGACCCGGTCACTATATCGAAAGCGAAGCCCGCTGCCAAAAGTCAGGATTATGCCGGGCTGGTTGAAGAGGGCATAACCTGCATTCAGCAGTGGGCCAGCGATACCTGGACCGACCACAACGTCCATGACCCTGGCATTACGTTGCTGGAAACCCTGAGCTACGCGATTACGGATCTGGGGTTTCGGGGACAGCTCCCCATTAGCCAACTGCTGGGTAAACAGCTGCCTCCCGAAAAAATGTCCCTGTTTGCGCCCGACCGGGCTCTGAGCGGCAATGCTATTACGGCCGAAGATTTTCAGAAACTGCTCATTTCGCTGCCAACGGTGAAATATGCCCGGCTGAAACCCGCCGAAAACCGGGTGAAGGGCCTGTATAACGTTCTGGTGGAGTGGGAGGACGGTACGCTCAACGACAGTCTGGTGCTGGAAACCATAACCGCCAACGGCAAAGCCTTTGCTGTGGAGTTCGCTTTTCCCTATTGGGACGAAGCGGTTGTATCGGTCTGGGGCGCGCCCGCTACGCTCAATCAGGTAACGGGTGCTGGAGGAGCCCCGCTCCAATTGATTCCGTTCACGGAAGACGAACTGAACGATTATTTTACCATCGTCGAGGTTCGCTACAACACCAGCCAGACGCTGCAACTGACCCTAGTGATCCGGCTGGGTTCCCAGCCCAGTCCCACCGACCGCCCGGCGCTGGAACAGGCCATTGTGAACCGGCTTACGCAGACGGGGCCCGGTTCGGCCATTGAAACGTTTCGGGCGCAGGTAGCGATGGTCTTTCAGCAGATGAACGACGTTCGGAACCTCTTACGTCAGAACCGGAATCTGGCCGAAGACTTCCTGCAGTTTCAGTCAGTGCGTATCCAGGAAATAGCGCTGCGGGCCACGGTCGAGCTGGCGGCTGATGCCGACGCCCGGCTGACGCTGACCAATATGCTCTCGGCCATCGACCTGTTTATCGACCCGGTCGTTCGGTTTTCGTCGTTGGCTGCCTTACAGATGCAGGGTATGCCCATCGAGCAAATTTACGAGGGACCAATGCTATCCGCGGGCTTTCTGCCGAAGATAGACGAGCCTCAGCAGCATCAGCTTTATGCCTCGGATATTCTCCAGCAGATGCTGCAAACGCCCGAAGGTACGCGGAACAACGCCGTCATTGCGGTCGAGAATTTTTCCATGAGCAGTTACGTCCGCAACCGGCTGACGACCGTGAACGCGCAAAACAGCCTGACGCTGCTGGCCGACGAGCAGTATCAGCCCCGACTCAGCGTAACCAAAACCGACATTACGTTTTTCCGGAATGGCGTGGAGGTCAAATACGATAAACAGCAGGTAATGCAGGGCGTACTGGCGAAGCGGCAACAGGCGTTTGCGGCTTCTGTCGTACCGGCATCGCTGCCTGCACCCGCCCAAACAGTTGATACGCTCACCCAAGCCGACATTGCTCAGTATCAGTCGATTCAGTACGATCTGCCGCTGGTCTATGGCCTGAAAGCGGGTACGCCCGACAGTGCATCACCGCTCCGTAAAGCGCAGGAAAAGCAGCTAAGGGGCTATCTGCTGTTTTTTGAACAGATTCTGGCGAATCACCTGAGCCAGTTGGCCAATACGGCTACGTTTTTCAGCATCGACGCCGATAACCCGAATACCTACTTCTATCAGCCGCTCTATAATACCCCTCAGATTGACCAGTTGCTGCGGGCGTTTAATCCGGTAACGACCGACCCGCTGGCTGAGTGGGCGGCTTTTGTGCAGGACCCTACAAATGCCTATAGGCAGCGGCTGCAGGCTGGAGCCGAAACCGCAACTGACCGACTGCTCCGTAAAAACAAGGTGCTGGAACACCTGCTGGGGCGGTTTGGCGAGGAACTGTCGGAGCTGAGCCGGATTGAATACACGCTGAGTTTGCAGGAGGCTCAGTCGCTGGAAGCTATGGAGCGAATGCGGCTCAATACGGCCCGGCGACTGCTCCGCTATAAGGTGGCGTTCCTGAACGATGTAAACGCATCGGCAGCCGGGCGGGCGCTCGGTACGTCGGGCAGTGCCCTAACCGGACTGTCGGGGCTGGAACGACGCATTTTCCGCAAAACCGGCCTGATGCAGCAGCAACGCCGGAAAATTACCACGCCCCTGACCGATTTCTTCGAGGTGCAGAACGCGGGCGCAGGACTCCAAACGTTCCGGCTCAAAGATGCTGCCAGTACTGTGCTGCTCGTCAGTGCAGAGACCTTTGCGACGGCTCCCGAACGGACAGTGTTCGACGGCATCCGGACAGTCATTCGCTTCGGCAGCGAGCCCGGTTATTATGTAATCGAGCAAACAGGAGCCGCCCAATGGCGGGTCGCTCTGACCAACGGCAACGGGGATGCCATCGCCCGCCGATCAACGCCGTTTGCCAGTCCGGCCGAGGCTAACGCCTTCATCAATTCAACCGCTACGTTCCTGTACGACACCTACAGCACCGAAGGCTGCTACCTGATTGAGCACGTGCTGCTGCGCCCAACCCGCCCCGGCGACAACACGCTGAAAGGCCCCGACCCGTATTCGCACCAGTTAACCCTGGTGTTTCCGTCGGGTTTTGAGCGCGATTTTGCTAACCCGGCCGATTCGCCCAAGCCAAGTCTGCCTTACCGATACCAGGCCAAAGATTTTCGGAACTATGTCGAAGCGGTTATCGAGCAGGAATGCCCCGCGCACCTGATTCCAACGGTTTTCTGGCTGGACCTGAACACCAATTCCGCGGCTGCCAACGCTGTGTCGTTCCAGGCCATTGAAGCGCAGTACCTGTCCTGGCTGGGCCATTTTACCGGCGGAACACTGGCTACTCAGCCCGGACGAAACGCCCGCGCCGGACTGATCGATCTGCTGAACACGCTACGCCAAACCCTCGCCTAAGCCATGACTGCCCTGAACCGACATATTATTCAGCGCCAAACCGTCTGGCTCGACACCCCTGGTCTGGAGCCTCCGTTCGCGTTGCAGGAGCGCGTTTCGGCCTATTGCCGACACCAGCTACCGGCCGTGCTGGAAACCCTGTTCGACCAACTGGCCGATGCCGACACGACTATCCGGCTGGACCAGCTGATCATTGATGCCGGACGATTGTCGGCCCAAAATCTGGAGGAAGAACTAACCCAACAGGTAATTCGGCAAATCGAAACGGCGTTTGGGCAGAATAGTGACTCGATGAATGGCTCGGCGGCAGGATTCTATCGCCTAAACCGGAACGAACAGATGGCGCAGCAGCTTCGGTATTTTCTGCAAAAAGGTCTTTTGTCGGCCTGGATGGATACCCGCGATTTTGCGCAGGTGGACGCATGGCTTAGAACACCCGCAGCCGTTCCGTTCAGAAGCGAACTAAGAAGCATGCTGTCTACAAATCCAGATCAGCTTCGGCGGTTCATGGGGCACAGCAGTAATGAAACCCTGGTGATGCTGGCGTTTTCGGAGGAAGAGAACGTATCCGACGAGACCATCCGGCAGTTACTGACAAGTACTCATTCGCTAACCCAACAACCCGTAACGGTCCTGCACGAACGCTACTGGGGCGCGGTTCTGACCGTAGCAGTAAGAAAGGGCACAATGACTTTTGCCGACAGTCTGCGAACGTTACAGCAGATAGCGGCACCCGCTGAATCAGCAAGAGCGTTCTTTGGTCAAATGCTGTCACTGTTGCCGCAACAACACATTTCACCTGGTTCGACAGTGAAGAATCAACTGGTGCAGACGCTGACGCAACTGCTTGCTGGTACGCCGTCGGCTGGTCGCTCCAGCATCGATCAACAAGGTCCCATAGACATACCCAGCCCGGTAGCTCCGAGTGATGGCGAGGATCAGACGCAGACTTATCCTTATTCCGAAGAAGCGGAAGATCGCTTAGAGACCAGGCCAGCGCAGCCGGACCGCGAACCCACTACGTTCCTAACCGACGAATACGATACGGAGCAGGATGTCCTGCTAAGTCAACCGGCCTATCCTTCACCTGAGCAGCCACGGCCGGTGAAAAAAGCTAGCAGAGAGGTCGATGCTGAAGAAGGGTTATTCGTGCCGATGGCGGGCGTGGTTCTGCTGCACCCGTTTCTGGTTACGCTGTTTTCGGAGATGAGCCTGCTGACGACTAACCGGCAATGGGCCGACGAAGCCGCAGCCGCAAGAGCCGTGCAGAGGCTGGCCTTTCTGGCTACTGGTCAGGAATACTGCCCCGAATATGAAATGCCGCTGCTCAAGTTTCTCTGTGGGATACCGGTCGAAACGGTGGTTTCGCCCCAGCTATCGCTGACCGACACCGACCGGCAGCTAACCACCGAACTGCTCGAAGCCGTCATAAAGCATTGGAACGCCCTGGGTAACGTATCGCCCGATGGACTGCGTGAAGCCTTTCTGCAACGCGAGGGCAAGCTCGTTCAAACCGAAACCGGCTGGCGGCTAACCGTTGAACGGAAGACGCTCGATATCCTGCTGGGGCGGCTGCCGTGGGGGTTTTCGATGATAAAACTACCGTATATGCCCGACCTGCTCGTTGTTGACTGGAACTAATCACTAACACTAAAATCGCCTAATTCCATGACCCCGCATTTGCTTCAACGTATCCGTTTAGCCTGTCTGGCCCTGCTGTTCGCCACTATTGTCCGGGCGGCCGATCAGGACATCGATTTCAATCAGGATCTGCCAACGTTCAACATCACGCTGATTGTGGGTGCCCCCCAGGTGATCAACATTGGAGTGCTGGGGGCGCCGGGTAACGTTACCTGGGATTACTTTCTGGCGCCAACGCCTATTGGTGTGCCGGGGTGTGCATCTTCACCGACCAATCCGTATATCTGTCAGGGCCTTACCATTACCCTGCCTACCGGCTCCGTGTCGAGCGCAGCAACCGCTACGGTTAACTGGAATGGGTCGGCACCGCCATCCGGGGCTCTTGATTTCAGCCTGATCGTTGATGGGCATGCTCGTGGGTATCATATCGACTTCCGGCGACCGCTGGATATCACCTTTGTGCTCGATAAGTCGGGCAGCATGGGGCTGGCCTCCTCCGGGGGCGGTGGCGTCACCCGCTGGGATGCCCTGAAAACAGCGGTCAATAACTTTATGCTGAAACTCTCAAACCCGGCCT is from Spirosoma taeanense and encodes:
- a CDS encoding contractile injection system tape measure protein; protein product: MTALNRHIIQRQTVWLDTPGLEPPFALQERVSAYCRHQLPAVLETLFDQLADADTTIRLDQLIIDAGRLSAQNLEEELTQQVIRQIETAFGQNSDSMNGSAAGFYRLNRNEQMAQQLRYFLQKGLLSAWMDTRDFAQVDAWLRTPAAVPFRSELRSMLSTNPDQLRRFMGHSSNETLVMLAFSEEENVSDETIRQLLTSTHSLTQQPVTVLHERYWGAVLTVAVRKGTMTFADSLRTLQQIAAPAESARAFFGQMLSLLPQQHISPGSTVKNQLVQTLTQLLAGTPSAGRSSIDQQGPIDIPSPVAPSDGEDQTQTYPYSEEAEDRLETRPAQPDREPTTFLTDEYDTEQDVLLSQPAYPSPEQPRPVKKASREVDAEEGLFVPMAGVVLLHPFLVTLFSEMSLLTTNRQWADEAAAARAVQRLAFLATGQEYCPEYEMPLLKFLCGIPVETVVSPQLSLTDTDRQLTTELLEAVIKHWNALGNVSPDGLREAFLQREGKLVQTETGWRLTVERKTLDILLGRLPWGFSMIKLPYMPDLLVVDWN